The following proteins are co-located in the Nocardia bhagyanarayanae genome:
- the cobG gene encoding precorrin-3B synthase has protein sequence MTRTAPDSCPGVLRLHQAADGPLARIRVPGGRLTSDQVLALAAAASELGDGAIELTSRGNLQLRQVRDAVALTERLTAAGLLPSRTHERVRNIVASPLSGRVGGPADVRGLVGDLDTRLCATPRLADLPGRVLFTLDDGRGDVSGLDGDIGVHAVGPDEFALLLAGVDTGVRVTGAEAVDVVLAAAESFLEVSSGQWRLHEVPDGPARIVASLGLTPGTKRVEIAAAQDVPIGWLDQDDGLVALGAGVRLGALDARLAEFVAAVERPVIITPWRGLVIADLAEWAAEQVVRVLAPMGLIFDAASPWLHVSACAGQPGCAKALTDVRADVTAAVESGRVLPEGASAETGHLVPAEEVTVGGRQHWSGCDRRCGRPRGEVTDVVATPDGYRVD, from the coding sequence ATGACCCGAACCGCCCCCGATTCCTGCCCCGGCGTGCTGCGTCTGCATCAGGCCGCCGACGGACCGCTCGCGCGCATCCGGGTGCCGGGCGGACGGCTCACCTCGGACCAGGTGCTCGCCCTGGCGGCCGCGGCGAGCGAACTCGGTGACGGCGCGATCGAACTGACCTCCCGCGGCAATCTTCAGCTGCGGCAGGTGCGCGACGCCGTGGCGCTCACCGAGCGCTTGACCGCCGCGGGTCTGCTGCCGAGCCGGACCCACGAACGCGTGCGGAACATCGTCGCCTCGCCGCTGTCCGGACGGGTCGGCGGGCCGGCGGACGTGCGGGGGCTGGTGGGCGATCTCGACACCCGGCTGTGCGCGACGCCCCGGTTGGCGGACTTGCCGGGGCGGGTGCTGTTCACGCTCGACGACGGACGCGGCGATGTCAGCGGTCTGGACGGGGACATCGGCGTCCATGCCGTCGGTCCCGACGAGTTCGCGCTGCTGCTGGCCGGGGTCGATACCGGCGTTCGCGTCACCGGGGCCGAGGCGGTCGATGTCGTGCTGGCCGCTGCCGAGAGTTTTCTCGAGGTGAGTTCGGGACAATGGCGGCTGCACGAGGTCCCGGACGGTCCGGCCAGGATCGTGGCGTCGCTGGGCCTGACGCCCGGCACGAAGCGCGTGGAAATCGCTGCCGCCCAGGACGTTCCGATCGGCTGGCTGGATCAGGACGACGGCCTGGTCGCGCTCGGCGCGGGCGTCCGGCTCGGCGCGCTCGACGCGCGGCTCGCCGAGTTCGTCGCGGCGGTGGAACGCCCGGTGATCATCACGCCGTGGCGCGGCCTGGTCATCGCGGACCTCGCGGAGTGGGCCGCCGAGCAGGTGGTGCGCGTGCTCGCTCCGATGGGCTTGATCTTCGACGCCGCGTCACCGTGGCTGCACGTCAGCGCGTGCGCCGGTCAGCCGGGTTGCGCGAAGGCGCTGACCGACGTGCGCGCCGATGTGACCGCGGCCGTCGAATCCGGGCGCGTCCTGCCGGAGGGAGCGTCGGCCGAGACCGGGCACCTCGTTCCCGCCGAGGAAGTCACGGTCGGCGGACGTCAGCACTGGTCCGGCTGCGACCGCCGCTGTGGCAGACCCCGCGGCGAGGTCACCGACGTGGTGGCGACGCCCGACGGCTACCGCGTCGACTGA
- a CDS encoding SgcJ/EcaC family oxidoreductase yields the protein MDTTTNEAPVVEDTTVDHTEDIAAIKRLVADVEEGFNNKDAELMVSGFTANASAGNAVGMVITGREALLEAGRKGLAGFLKDEYARYEVTDIVFLRPDVAVAHKAARAITAEGDLIDVDPAMVALYVLVKENGRWWTAARHNTLVPKAN from the coding sequence ATGGATACAACGACGAACGAAGCGCCGGTGGTCGAGGACACGACCGTGGACCACACCGAGGACATCGCAGCGATCAAGCGGTTGGTGGCCGACGTGGAGGAAGGCTTCAACAACAAGGACGCGGAGCTGATGGTCAGCGGCTTCACGGCCAACGCATCGGCGGGGAACGCGGTGGGCATGGTGATCACCGGCCGGGAGGCGCTGCTGGAGGCGGGCCGCAAGGGACTGGCGGGTTTCCTGAAGGACGAGTACGCGCGGTACGAGGTGACCGACATCGTCTTCCTGCGGCCGGATGTGGCCGTCGCGCACAAGGCGGCGCGGGCGATCACCGCGGAGGGCGATCTCATCGATGTGGATCCGGCGATGGTCGCGCTGTACGTCCTGGTGAAGGAGAACGGGCGCTGGTGGACGGCGGCGCGGCACAACACGCTCGTTCCGAAGGCCAATTGA
- a CDS encoding IclR family transcriptional regulator — MEPSGVQTVTRALSVLDCFRGGEERGVSEVARTQGLAVSTTHRLLTALVQAGFLEKDAESSRYRMGRALAEYGQIAYRQHRIYLAEPHLEQLANTTGASASVATRHDIHAVLLGTSRWRESEGHRLQGVRLPLHASALGKALLAWSAVTDDELRGLPYEEGTERSVSNPAELRAELTRTRDRGYAYNDEELDPGFRTIGLPILDRDGGCRFALGLRGPTTLMIPERVPFFVELAKVTAQEIAAKFATP; from the coding sequence GTGGAACCCTCCGGTGTACAGACCGTCACGCGCGCCCTGTCCGTACTGGACTGCTTCCGCGGCGGCGAGGAGCGCGGGGTCTCGGAGGTGGCGCGCACCCAGGGGCTGGCGGTCAGCACGACGCACCGGCTGCTCACCGCACTCGTGCAGGCTGGATTCCTGGAGAAGGACGCGGAATCCAGCCGCTACCGGATGGGCCGCGCGCTCGCCGAATACGGGCAGATCGCCTACCGCCAGCACCGGATCTACTTGGCCGAGCCGCATCTCGAGCAGCTCGCCAACACCACCGGCGCCAGCGCCTCGGTCGCCACCCGCCACGACATCCACGCGGTGCTGCTCGGCACCAGCCGGTGGCGGGAGTCCGAGGGCCACCGGCTACAGGGCGTGCGACTACCGCTGCACGCGAGCGCGCTCGGCAAGGCGCTGCTGGCATGGTCGGCGGTCACCGACGACGAATTGCGCGGGCTTCCTTACGAAGAGGGCACCGAACGGTCCGTCTCGAACCCCGCCGAACTGCGCGCCGAGCTGACCCGCACCCGGGACCGCGGCTACGCCTACAACGACGAGGAACTCGACCCCGGCTTCCGCACCATCGGCCTGCCGATCCTCGACCGCGACGGCGGCTGCCGCTTCGCGCTCGGCCTCCGCGGCCCGACGACGCTCATGATCCCGGAACGGGTGCCGTTCTTCGTCGAGCTCGCGAAGGTCACCGCGCAGGAGATCGCGGCCAAATTCGCCACGCCCTGA
- a CDS encoding Lrp/AsnC family transcriptional regulator — translation MDDTDRQILGHLLRSARASFQEIGSAVGLSAPAVKRRVDRMVASGQITGFTALVNPAALGWTTEAYVEVYYRDNITPAELRRSLEPIPQVVGVWTIAGEADALVHVMATDMAEIESTVERIRENARVGRTRSAIVMSRILERPRT, via the coding sequence ATGGACGATACCGACCGCCAGATCCTCGGCCACCTGCTGCGCTCGGCGCGCGCCTCCTTCCAGGAGATCGGGTCCGCGGTGGGTCTCTCCGCGCCCGCGGTCAAGCGCCGGGTGGACCGCATGGTCGCCAGCGGTCAGATCACCGGCTTCACGGCATTGGTGAATCCGGCGGCGCTGGGCTGGACGACCGAGGCCTACGTCGAGGTGTACTACCGCGACAACATCACCCCGGCCGAACTGCGCCGAAGCCTGGAGCCGATCCCGCAGGTGGTCGGCGTGTGGACGATCGCGGGCGAGGCCGACGCGCTGGTGCACGTGATGGCCACCGACATGGCCGAGATCGAGTCGACCGTGGAGCGAATCAGGGAGAACGCGCGCGTCGGACGTACCCGCAGCGCGATCGTCATGTCCCGCATCCTCGAACGACCACGCACCTGA
- the cobN gene encoding cobaltochelatase subunit CobN — protein MILLLSTSDTDLLSARASGADYRLGNPARLLVDDLPGLLDGADLVVVRILGGKRAWEDGLAALRDSGVPMVALGGEIAPDAELMECSTVPGGVAADAHNYLAAGGPENLRQLHNFLSDTVLLTGHGFAPPVQLPSWGELERDARHPAPVAGVPTVAVIYYRAQHLAGNTGYVDALCTAIEDAGARPLPLYCASLRTAEPELLNTLRQADALVVTVLAAGGTKPATASAGGDDEAWDVGALAELDVPILQGLCLTSGRAQWEDNDDGLSPLDVATQVAVPEFDGRIITVPFSFKEFDADGLSTYVPDPERAARVAGIATRYARLRHIPAAEKRLAVMLSAYPTKHARIGNAVGLDTPASAIRLLTELRAAGYDLGDSGEVPGLDQRDGDALIHALIAAGGQDPDWLTAEQLEGNPIRIGAATYTAWFDTLPEDLRAAVVEAWGPPPGELYVDRSADPKGEIVIAALRFGNVVLMVQPPRGFGENPVAIYHDPDLPPSHHYLAAYRWLAAPETAGGFGADAMVHLGKHGNLEWLPGKTLGMSASCGTDAALGDLPLIYPFLVNDPGEGTQAKRRAHATLVDHLIPPMARAESYGDISRLEQLLDEHANISALDPAKLPAIRQQIWTLMRAAKMDHDLGLTERPDEESFDDMLLHVDGWLCEIKDVQIRDGLHVLGQAPVGDGELDLVLAMLRARQLWGGEVSVPGLREALGLNESGGEARERVDVIEGRARELLGALQAADWSVDAIDGLVAEFADTLVPSGAAAVGGAEPGTAGAVRAVLRFAATEVVPRLRQTGVEIERVLHALDGGFVPAGPSGSPLRGLINVLPTGRNFYSVDPKAVPSRLAWETGQAMAESLVERYRADHGEYPRSVGLSVWGTSAMRTSGDDIAEVLALLGVRPVWDEASRRVTTLEVIPLGELGRPRIDVTVRISGFFRDAFPHVLALLDDAVRLVAELDEPAESNYVRAHVESDLAEHGDARRATTRIFGSKPGTYGAGLLQLIDSKSWRTDDDLAQVYTAWGGYAYGRDLDGAPAADDMRSAYRRIAVAAKNTDTREHDIADSDDYFQYHGGMVATVRALTGKNPEAYIGDSTRPDAVRTRTLSEETSRVFRARVVNPRWLEAMRRHGYKGAFEMAATVDYLFGYDATTDVVADWMYEKLTESYVFDDVNRKFMEQSNPWALHGITERLLEAAERGMWSAPEAETLDRLRQVYLETEGELE, from the coding sequence GTGATCCTGCTGCTGTCCACGTCCGACACCGATCTGCTCAGCGCGCGCGCCAGCGGCGCGGACTACCGGCTCGGCAACCCCGCCCGCCTGCTGGTCGACGACCTGCCCGGGCTGCTGGACGGGGCCGATCTCGTCGTCGTCCGCATCCTCGGCGGCAAGCGCGCCTGGGAGGACGGGCTCGCCGCGCTCCGCGACAGCGGTGTGCCGATGGTCGCGCTCGGCGGCGAGATCGCGCCGGACGCCGAGCTCATGGAATGTTCGACGGTGCCCGGCGGCGTCGCGGCCGACGCGCACAACTACCTGGCCGCGGGCGGTCCGGAGAACCTGCGGCAGCTGCACAACTTCCTGTCCGACACGGTCCTGCTCACCGGCCACGGCTTCGCGCCGCCGGTGCAGCTGCCCAGCTGGGGCGAGCTCGAGCGCGACGCCCGCCATCCGGCGCCCGTCGCGGGCGTTCCGACCGTCGCGGTGATCTACTACCGCGCCCAGCATCTCGCGGGCAACACCGGCTACGTCGACGCACTGTGCACGGCGATCGAGGACGCGGGCGCGCGACCGCTGCCGCTGTACTGCGCCTCGCTGCGCACTGCCGAACCCGAGCTGTTGAACACGCTGCGCCAGGCCGACGCACTCGTCGTCACCGTGCTCGCCGCGGGCGGCACCAAGCCCGCCACCGCGTCGGCGGGTGGCGACGACGAAGCGTGGGACGTCGGCGCACTCGCCGAACTGGACGTGCCGATCCTGCAGGGTCTGTGCCTGACCAGCGGCCGCGCCCAGTGGGAGGACAACGACGACGGCCTCTCGCCGCTGGACGTGGCGACCCAGGTGGCGGTGCCGGAGTTCGACGGCCGCATCATCACGGTGCCGTTCTCGTTCAAGGAGTTCGACGCCGACGGCCTGTCCACCTACGTCCCCGATCCGGAGCGGGCCGCCCGGGTCGCGGGCATCGCGACGCGCTACGCACGGCTGCGTCACATCCCGGCCGCCGAGAAGCGACTGGCCGTGATGCTGTCCGCCTATCCGACCAAGCACGCCCGCATCGGCAACGCCGTCGGCCTGGACACGCCCGCAAGCGCCATTCGGCTGCTCACCGAATTGCGCGCCGCCGGTTACGATCTCGGCGACTCCGGCGAGGTTCCCGGCCTGGACCAGCGGGACGGCGACGCCCTGATCCACGCGCTCATCGCGGCGGGCGGCCAGGATCCGGACTGGCTGACCGCCGAACAGTTGGAGGGCAACCCGATCCGCATCGGCGCCGCCACCTACACCGCGTGGTTCGACACCCTCCCGGAAGACCTGCGCGCAGCCGTCGTCGAGGCGTGGGGTCCGCCGCCCGGCGAGCTGTACGTCGACCGCTCGGCCGACCCGAAGGGCGAGATCGTCATCGCGGCACTGCGTTTCGGCAACGTGGTGCTGATGGTGCAGCCGCCGCGCGGCTTCGGCGAGAATCCCGTCGCCATCTACCACGACCCCGATCTGCCGCCCAGCCACCACTATCTGGCCGCCTACCGCTGGCTGGCCGCGCCGGAGACGGCGGGCGGTTTCGGCGCCGACGCCATGGTGCATCTCGGCAAGCACGGCAATCTGGAGTGGCTGCCGGGCAAGACGCTCGGCATGTCGGCCTCGTGCGGCACCGACGCGGCGCTGGGCGACCTGCCGCTGATCTACCCGTTCCTCGTCAACGATCCCGGCGAGGGCACCCAGGCCAAGCGCCGCGCGCACGCCACCCTGGTCGATCACCTGATCCCGCCGATGGCGCGGGCCGAAAGCTACGGCGACATCTCGCGATTGGAGCAACTGCTCGACGAGCACGCCAACATCTCCGCGCTCGACCCGGCCAAGCTGCCCGCCATCCGCCAGCAGATCTGGACGCTGATGCGCGCGGCCAAGATGGACCACGACCTGGGACTCACCGAACGCCCGGACGAGGAGTCCTTCGACGACATGCTGCTGCACGTCGACGGCTGGCTCTGTGAGATCAAGGACGTGCAGATCCGCGACGGACTGCACGTCCTCGGCCAAGCGCCCGTGGGCGACGGCGAACTCGATCTGGTGCTCGCGATGCTGCGCGCCCGGCAGCTGTGGGGCGGCGAGGTGTCGGTGCCGGGACTGCGAGAGGCATTGGGGCTGAACGAGTCCGGCGGCGAGGCGCGTGAGCGGGTCGACGTGATCGAGGGCCGGGCGCGCGAGCTGCTCGGCGCGCTGCAGGCCGCCGACTGGTCGGTGGACGCGATCGACGGGCTGGTCGCGGAATTCGCCGACACCCTCGTGCCCTCCGGCGCGGCGGCCGTCGGCGGCGCGGAACCCGGCACGGCCGGCGCGGTGCGGGCCGTCTTGCGTTTCGCCGCTACCGAAGTGGTGCCGCGCCTGCGCCAGACCGGCGTCGAGATCGAGCGGGTGCTGCACGCGCTCGACGGCGGGTTCGTCCCGGCGGGCCCGAGCGGTTCGCCGCTGCGCGGCCTGATCAACGTCCTGCCGACCGGCCGCAACTTCTACTCGGTCGACCCGAAGGCGGTGCCGTCGCGGCTGGCCTGGGAGACCGGTCAGGCGATGGCCGAGTCGCTGGTCGAGCGGTATCGCGCCGACCACGGCGAATACCCCCGCTCGGTGGGCCTTTCGGTGTGGGGCACCTCGGCGATGCGCACCTCCGGCGACGACATCGCTGAGGTCCTCGCGCTGCTCGGAGTGCGGCCGGTGTGGGACGAGGCCAGCCGCCGCGTCACCACACTCGAGGTGATTCCGCTGGGCGAACTCGGCAGGCCGCGCATCGACGTGACGGTGCGCATCAGCGGTTTCTTCCGCGACGCCTTCCCGCACGTGCTCGCACTGCTCGACGACGCGGTCCGGCTGGTGGCCGAGCTGGACGAGCCCGCGGAGTCGAATTACGTTCGCGCGCACGTGGAATCTGATCTGGCCGAGCACGGCGACGCCCGCCGCGCCACCACCCGCATCTTCGGCTCCAAGCCGGGCACCTACGGCGCCGGTCTGCTCCAGCTCATCGATTCCAAGAGCTGGCGCACCGACGACGATCTCGCTCAGGTCTACACCGCGTGGGGCGGTTACGCCTACGGCCGTGATCTCGACGGCGCGCCGGCCGCCGACGACATGCGCTCGGCCTACCGCCGAATCGCGGTGGCGGCCAAGAACACCGACACCCGCGAACACGACATCGCCGACTCCGACGACTACTTCCAGTACCACGGCGGCATGGTCGCCACCGTACGCGCGCTCACCGGCAAGAATCCGGAGGCCTACATCGGCGACAGCACCCGGCCCGACGCGGTGCGCACCAGGACCCTTTCCGAGGAGACCTCTCGCGTGTTCCGCGCACGCGTGGTGAACCCGCGCTGGCTGGAGGCGATGCGCAGGCACGGCTACAAGGGCGCGTTCGAGATGGCCGCCACCGTGGACTACCTGTTCGGCTATGACGCCACCACCGACGTGGTCGCCGACTGGATGTACGAGAAGCTCACCGAGAGTTACGTTTTCGACGACGTGAACCGCAAGTTCATGGAGCAGTCCAACCCGTGGGCGCTGCACGGCATCACCGAACGGCTGCTGGAGGCGGCCGAGCGCGGCATGTGGTCCGCCCCCGAGGCCGAGACGCTGGATCGGTTGCGCCAGGTGTATCTGGAGACCGAAGGGGAACTCGAGTAG
- the ddaH gene encoding dimethylargininase — MTSVATLQTTEPAPARRPVPRRFVMCRPDHFDVRYSINPWMNPDAPVNRALALAQWDALRATFERYGHRVDVVPGEPGLPDMVFAANSGLAVGDRIMSARFTHPERAAEGPAFHRWFAGRGADVAAAAELNEGEGDFALIGGRFLAGTGFRSSAAAHREVELHFGIPVVSLELVDPRFYHLDTVLMVLDDTTIAYYPPAFDETSRTILAGLFPDAVEATDADAAVLGLNGVSDGYHVFLSPHATDLAAALRARGYLPVPVDVSELLKAGGGIKCCTLELH, encoded by the coding sequence ATGACCTCAGTAGCTACCCTCCAGACCACCGAGCCCGCCCCCGCACGCCGACCCGTGCCGCGCCGGTTCGTGATGTGTCGACCCGACCACTTCGACGTCCGGTACTCGATCAACCCGTGGATGAACCCGGACGCGCCGGTGAACCGCGCGCTGGCGCTCGCCCAGTGGGACGCTCTGCGCGCGACCTTCGAGCGCTACGGTCACCGCGTCGACGTAGTGCCCGGCGAACCCGGTCTGCCCGACATGGTGTTCGCCGCCAACAGCGGACTGGCCGTCGGCGACCGGATCATGTCCGCGCGCTTCACCCATCCCGAACGCGCCGCCGAGGGTCCCGCCTTCCACCGCTGGTTCGCCGGACGAGGCGCCGACGTCGCCGCGGCCGCGGAACTCAACGAAGGCGAGGGCGATTTCGCGTTGATCGGCGGCCGGTTCCTGGCGGGCACCGGCTTCCGCAGTTCCGCGGCGGCCCACCGCGAGGTCGAGCTGCACTTCGGAATCCCGGTCGTGTCACTGGAATTGGTGGACCCGCGGTTCTACCACCTGGACACCGTCTTGATGGTCCTCGACGACACCACCATCGCCTACTACCCGCCCGCCTTCGACGAGACCAGCCGCACCATCCTCGCCGGCCTGTTCCCGGACGCGGTCGAGGCGACCGACGCCGACGCCGCGGTCCTCGGCTTGAACGGGGTGTCCGACGGGTATCACGTCTTCCTCAGCCCGCACGCGACCGACCTCGCCGCCGCCCTCCGCGCCCGCGGCTACCTTCCGGTTCCGGTGGACGTCTCGGAGTTGCTGAAGGCGGGCGGCGGGATCAAGTGCTGCACGCTCGAATTGCATTGA
- a CDS encoding TetR/AcrR family transcriptional regulator, which produces MTQAKAGRGRIDKREAILDAAFTVFARRGYNQACVQEIADEADVAKPTVYNHLTDKETLFREAVEAAADAVGAQCLDAIERLRDPGADLPAALTDSARRLLRVCASEHARALRSLTYAQLAAFPDLVDSVQSRTSRRVAEALGDRFARLMLAGRLRTTDPAGAAEQFLALLTGPLESRSRLGARKVPAAELRALADSAVDTFVRAYATPVGAPDLT; this is translated from the coding sequence GTGACGCAAGCCAAGGCCGGGCGCGGCCGGATCGACAAGCGCGAGGCAATTCTGGACGCGGCCTTCACGGTTTTCGCGCGCCGCGGCTACAACCAGGCCTGTGTGCAGGAGATCGCCGACGAGGCCGATGTCGCCAAGCCCACCGTCTACAACCACCTCACCGACAAGGAGACACTCTTCCGCGAGGCCGTCGAAGCCGCCGCCGACGCGGTCGGCGCGCAGTGCCTGGACGCCATCGAGCGTTTGCGTGATCCGGGCGCGGATCTGCCTGCCGCGCTGACCGATTCGGCACGCCGCCTGTTGCGCGTGTGCGCGAGCGAGCACGCCAGAGCTCTCCGTTCGCTGACCTACGCGCAACTCGCCGCGTTTCCCGACCTGGTCGACTCCGTTCAGAGCCGGACCTCCCGCCGGGTGGCCGAGGCGCTCGGTGATCGCTTCGCCCGCCTCATGCTGGCCGGACGCCTCCGCACCACCGATCCGGCGGGGGCCGCCGAACAGTTCCTCGCACTCCTGACCGGCCCCTTGGAATCGCGCTCCCGTCTCGGCGCGCGAAAAGTCCCCGCCGCCGAACTGCGCGCGCTCGCCGACAGTGCGGTCGACACCTTCGTCCGCGCCTACGCGACCCCGGTCGGCGCGCCGGACTTGACCTGA
- a CDS encoding nuclear transport factor 2 family protein has protein sequence MTDFSDVADRSAIIDLATRLFVYCDQKRWDDLLDVFAPTVDFDGGFGEPATLRPAADIVADWRAGLGDLDAVHHQAGNYLIDRDGDTADVHADSIAVHVKNDAANGKTRTFVGSYDLGVERTPAGWRISRFHYLLKVVDGNADLT, from the coding sequence ATGACCGATTTCTCCGATGTCGCAGATCGTTCGGCGATCATCGACCTTGCCACCCGCCTGTTCGTCTACTGCGACCAGAAGCGCTGGGACGACCTGCTCGACGTGTTCGCCCCGACGGTCGATTTCGACGGCGGCTTCGGCGAACCGGCCACCCTGCGCCCGGCCGCGGACATCGTCGCCGACTGGCGCGCGGGGCTCGGCGACCTCGACGCGGTCCACCACCAGGCGGGCAACTACCTGATCGATCGCGACGGCGACACGGCCGACGTGCACGCGGACTCCATCGCGGTGCACGTGAAGAACGACGCGGCCAACGGCAAGACCCGCACCTTCGTCGGCAGCTACGACCTCGGCGTCGAGCGCACCCCGGCGGGCTGGCGCATCAGCCGGTTCCACTATCTGCTCAAGGTCGTGGACGGCAACGCCGACCTGACCTGA
- a CDS encoding Dabb family protein, which yields MIVHLLRFAFRDETSEEQKAEVLAAMRRTAAVESVSFGAVGQHLGDPAAGYTHGYCVGIADLAALERYMHDPVHLAGDPGIIPHLAKLAIGPDVSDDMDPELGAKIMAMHERKLEMYPDWARLMETIPEVRVA from the coding sequence GTGATCGTTCACCTGCTGCGTTTCGCCTTCCGCGACGAAACGTCCGAAGAGCAGAAGGCTGAAGTTCTCGCCGCGATGCGACGCACGGCGGCGGTGGAATCGGTGTCGTTCGGGGCAGTGGGGCAGCACCTCGGTGACCCGGCGGCGGGGTATACGCACGGCTATTGCGTGGGCATCGCCGACCTCGCGGCGCTGGAGCGCTACATGCACGACCCGGTGCACCTGGCGGGGGATCCCGGCATCATCCCGCACCTGGCGAAGCTCGCCATCGGCCCGGATGTGTCCGACGATATGGACCCGGAACTCGGAGCCAAGATCATGGCCATGCACGAACGCAAGCTCGAGATGTACCCGGACTGGGCTCGCCTGATGGAGACGATCCCGGAAGTGCGCGTCGCCTGA
- a CDS encoding NrtA/SsuA/CpmA family ABC transporter substrate-binding protein — MSRRRALLRIAFAIAPVVALVAACGSDSGTDAGSGASYVLKVTDPGNSGPLAVGKRDGTFDAALAPLGAKIEWVGTTPGFSSNLKLFNTKELDVSGAAFSPVVGALSKDVGVRIVAVQDPAGKDQSGIIAAPGSGIRSVQDLVGKRVAVNPAGKGEYILLRALALAGVPADKVTRVPLQQKEAASAFATGKVDAWASFLIPYQEAKANGGIEIATEQSIGSKDNSVVVFRTEVLEERPDIAAKYLEVLQELTARQRANPAEFENVFEQTGPRALSGQRLADALRVGGEVTVPHLPNEADAAALADVVDVFAGNGVISRRITAADIFYDLKSKLTPDQLAAVRAGS, encoded by the coding sequence ATGTCCCGCAGGCGCGCCCTCTTGCGTATCGCATTCGCGATCGCCCCCGTCGTCGCTCTCGTCGCGGCGTGTGGCTCCGACTCCGGCACCGACGCGGGGTCCGGCGCGTCCTACGTGCTGAAGGTCACCGACCCCGGCAACTCCGGCCCGCTGGCGGTCGGCAAGCGCGACGGCACCTTCGACGCCGCGCTGGCTCCGCTGGGCGCGAAGATCGAATGGGTCGGCACCACACCGGGATTCAGCTCCAACTTGAAGCTGTTCAACACCAAGGAGCTGGATGTGTCCGGCGCCGCCTTCAGCCCCGTCGTCGGCGCGCTGTCCAAGGACGTCGGCGTGCGCATCGTGGCGGTGCAGGACCCGGCGGGCAAGGATCAGAGCGGCATCATCGCCGCCCCGGGTTCGGGCATTCGGTCGGTGCAGGATCTGGTAGGCAAGCGCGTCGCGGTCAATCCCGCGGGCAAGGGCGAGTACATCCTGCTGCGGGCACTGGCCCTGGCGGGCGTCCCCGCCGACAAGGTGACCCGGGTGCCCTTGCAGCAGAAGGAGGCCGCGTCGGCCTTCGCCACCGGCAAAGTCGACGCTTGGGCCTCGTTCCTGATCCCGTATCAGGAGGCCAAGGCGAACGGCGGCATCGAGATCGCCACCGAGCAGAGCATCGGCTCCAAGGACAACTCGGTGGTCGTCTTCCGCACCGAGGTGCTCGAGGAGCGCCCCGACATCGCGGCGAAGTACCTCGAAGTGCTGCAGGAGCTGACCGCGCGGCAGCGCGCCAATCCCGCCGAGTTCGAGAACGTCTTCGAGCAGACCGGCCCGCGGGCGCTCTCGGGCCAGCGGCTGGCGGACGCGTTGCGCGTCGGCGGTGAGGTCACCGTCCCACATCTGCCGAACGAAGCCGACGCCGCGGCACTGGCCGACGTGGTCGACGTCTTCGCGGGCAACGGCGTGATCAGCCGCAGGATCACCGCGGCCGACATCTTCTACGACCTGAAGTCGAAGCTGACCCCGGACCAGCTGGCGGCCGTGCGGGCGGGCAGCTGA
- a CDS encoding ABC transporter permease → MALLTPTLAAPAPASALTAPRGRVERRRPTWVSVPLRFLVPALIVAAWWLGSASGAISERVIAGPPAVWTAFTELLSTGQLVDFAVASFVRAALGVALGVSVGLVLGLLSGLSALGEELVDSTMQILRAVPFLALVPLFIAWFGIDELYKVLLIAIATVAPMYAYTYLGVRNVDRKMVEAARGFGLTGPRLVLEVVLPSALPGVLMALRVCLSISITGLIAAEQVGTREGVGYLVTLAQEYNRTDYMVLCVVLYALLGLIFDGIVRIVERFAMPWRKQVAIR, encoded by the coding sequence ATGGCCTTGCTCACCCCGACCCTCGCCGCGCCGGCGCCCGCCTCGGCGCTGACCGCGCCCCGCGGCCGCGTCGAAAGGCGCAGACCCACCTGGGTTTCGGTGCCACTGCGGTTCTTGGTCCCCGCGCTCATCGTCGCGGCATGGTGGCTCGGCTCGGCGTCCGGTGCGATCTCCGAACGGGTGATCGCCGGACCGCCCGCGGTATGGACCGCCTTCACCGAGCTGCTGTCGACCGGACAGCTGGTCGATTTCGCCGTGGCCTCGTTCGTCCGTGCCGCGCTCGGTGTCGCCCTCGGCGTCTCGGTCGGCCTGGTGCTCGGCTTGCTGTCCGGGCTCTCGGCGCTCGGCGAGGAACTGGTCGACTCGACCATGCAGATCCTGCGCGCCGTGCCGTTCCTCGCGCTGGTTCCGCTGTTCATCGCCTGGTTCGGCATCGACGAGCTGTACAAGGTGCTGCTCATCGCCATCGCGACGGTGGCGCCGATGTACGCGTACACCTACCTGGGCGTGCGCAACGTGGACCGCAAGATGGTCGAGGCAGCACGCGGTTTCGGGCTCACCGGTCCGCGGCTGGTGCTCGAGGTGGTACTGCCGTCGGCGCTGCCCGGCGTGTTGATGGCGCTGCGGGTCTGCCTGTCGATCAGCATCACCGGCCTGATCGCGGCCGAACAGGTGGGGACACGCGAGGGCGTCGGCTACCTGGTGACGCTGGCGCAGGAATACAACCGCACCGACTACATGGTGCTGTGCGTCGTGCTCTACGCGCTGCTCGGGCTGATCTTCGACGGCATCGTGCGGATCGTAGAGCGGTTCGCGATGCCGTGGCGCAAGCAGGTGGCGATCCGATGA